Proteins from a genomic interval of uncultured Desulfuromusa sp.:
- a CDS encoding alpha/beta fold hydrolase, with protein sequence MITSLLFSILIIAILGLLIFDLFTVLLSYCIYWYEVSNANPGLAEKRFKRKNLQLIIGLLIPEVIFDFITLTVIPFGWFKSKNQALRRSETPVLLLHGLFVNQSCWFWFKWQLKRRGIQNIVTMNLSAWHSEEALTELLAKKIDELRHQLGVNKINLIGHSMGGMIARNYVQLRGGQGKVGKLICLGSPHHGSKLATFSLDPLGKLLIPNSDFLQRLNSAPAPEKTRVTNIYTNKDNMVIPNTNNHLPWGEAVELNGMGHTSLIYRKAAIDATITALKKETEPSI encoded by the coding sequence ATGATCACATCCCTGCTATTTTCTATACTTATCATAGCAATTCTGGGATTACTCATATTTGACCTGTTCACTGTTCTTCTCAGCTACTGTATCTACTGGTATGAAGTCTCCAACGCCAATCCCGGCCTGGCAGAAAAAAGATTTAAACGGAAAAATTTACAACTCATTATCGGACTGCTCATCCCTGAAGTTATTTTCGATTTTATCACCCTGACAGTCATCCCCTTTGGATGGTTCAAGAGTAAAAACCAAGCTCTCCGCCGGAGCGAAACTCCGGTTTTGTTATTACATGGATTATTTGTCAATCAAAGCTGCTGGTTCTGGTTTAAATGGCAGTTGAAGCGCCGGGGTATTCAGAATATCGTCACCATGAACCTGTCGGCCTGGCATAGTGAAGAAGCATTGACTGAACTATTGGCTAAAAAAATTGATGAATTGAGGCACCAGCTCGGTGTCAATAAAATCAACCTGATCGGACATTCAATGGGGGGAATGATTGCCCGCAATTATGTGCAACTTCGTGGCGGCCAAGGCAAAGTCGGCAAATTGATCTGTCTCGGCTCCCCACATCATGGATCCAAACTTGCCACATTTTCCCTCGATCCACTCGGAAAGCTCCTGATCCCGAATTCCGATTTTTTGCAGAGGCTGAACAGTGCACCTGCTCCGGAAAAGACCAGAGTGACAAATATCTACACCAATAAAGACAACATGGTGATCCCGAACACAAACAACCATCTGCCCTGGGGGGAAGCCGTTGAACTCAATGGCATGGGACACACATCACTGATTTACCGTAAAGCTGCTATAGACGCAACAATAACCGCGTTGAAGAAAGAAACTGAACCTTCCATATAA